TACCAGAAAACACACCTCCTACGGGAAACCATACCCCTTAGCACAGACCCTGGTAATAGCCAAAGCCACTAACACAATAAAGAGGTCATGCCCATAGAAAGTCAGGTTCTGTGgatgaggccacacctccaaagCTCCTCCCATCCCGAATGCCACTTTTCCAACACCCCAGACTGACCTATGACACGAAAATGGATGATGGTGGCAGGACCCGAGCTGACAGTCCCCAGTTCGCAGCGGTAGTTGCCGGCGTCCTCTGCACTCACCATCGTCTTGGTCAGATAGGGTTCTTTCCCCTTGGACAGCAAGGTCTCAGAACTGTTCCCCCAAACCTAGACCCAAGCTCAAGGGGTCACAGAGGCCTGGGGTATTTGGGGGCTGGGGGAGTACAGGGTGAGAAGGTCATGGGGCCTCAGTGTAGGGGAAGCAGGAATTGGGGCTTCTGACCTCCCTAATCCTGACAGGAGGCATCATAGACTCACTACCATCCAGGAGGCCTGGCTGGGACCGGCCAGTCCCTGGTCAGGTCATGGGATCCCTCTGGGGATCAGGAGAGGTCACCTCTAACAGGCCATGGGGGTCTGCTTTAGAACAGGGGACCCAGGGGCTCACTCAGGTCTAACAGACTTAGGGTCAAGGGCCACAGGAGTTGGGTGTCCCCACCCTGTAAAAACTGTAGTCCGTAAGTCCCTCAGAAGCGTGATGCCAACTGAGCCCACAGTCCAGGAGCATGTCCTCCATGCGATGCACCTCTATCCTGCGCTCTGCAAGAGGAGGTGGGGCTGCAGCTGCCTCCTTCCTACCCCAGCCCCTCACACGAGGCCCTCGAGCCTGTGGCATGCTCACCCCCGCAGTCCAAGGATTTCCGACAAATGTGGATCTGCTTCTCGCACTTGTTACACCAGATCAGGGTCTGCAGCATGGTGCCTGAAGAGCGAAGGTTAAAGTTGTACTCTCCCACTAAGAGGTGGGGCTAGAAGGAGACTGGCAAAGTCAAGGGCTGGGGCAAGCAGTTTGCTCCAAGTGTCTACCGTGTTAGTGCCCCCACCGAAGGAGTGCAGCAACCCCACCCACCACCTAAGAAGTCCAAGCTGGAGAGCGTGCTCCAGGTCCAGGGAGAGAGCGGATGGAGGAGAGTAGAAATCCCCCATCACAGCAGGGAGGCTCCCGGGGCATAGGAATACATTATGCATATTGGACTCACCACATTGGTTGGGACAATAAACTGCCTccgaagggagaaaggagggaggaaaagaaagaaaatcagagtCATTTTTGCTTTTAGAAAGGAGTCTCATATACACTTGAACATTTTATCTCTTGCCTTCATCCATCAAGCCCTATGATTACAGGAATCTATCACTACGAGGCATCTCAGCATTAAGCTCAAGGTGACCTCAGagttgcaatcctcctgcctcagcctcccaagtgctgggatcacaagcttTGCTACCAAGCCCCAGAGCAAATGCTGAACGGAGAGGTAGGGGGTTCAGGAGTTTTTAGGCAGGTAGGGAAGGGTCCGGGGGAGGTGTTCTTGAAGGCATGACTGGAGGAGGGGCTAAGGAACCCAATGGCCGGGGTCCTGGACTTGCAACTTCCCTGACCTTCTTTTTGGAAACGTGTAGCAAGGGTGGCAAAGATGTCCTTTTGCAGACGAAGCATCCAGAATAATTCCTTCACAAAGAGCTCTCCTaggaggaagcagagccaggaaaGGTGCTCCCCaaacaggcatgagccaccaggaTTTGCACTCCAAAGGCCACAGGTACTACTACCAGTGGCCTCAGATTCGCCACGCACCCGAGGGTGACCTTGAAcacttgatccttctgcctccatcttcaAGCATGCACCAACATCCCAACCCCTAATTTTGCATCTCTCCTGAGTCTCACCATGAAGTCTtggcaggctttgaacttgctgtgtagaccaagctgggctcaaactcggagatctgacagcctccccaagtgccaggattaaaggcgtgcctgCCACAACCAGCTCCACCTTGCTAATTTGCTTAGACAGGATGTCATTATGTTGCCCAAATTGTTCTGGAACTCTAGGTTAGGCAattctcctgtttcagcctcaGCACAGGCCTACCCCACCTGTCTGGGCTGGCATTCCACATTCTAGCCCTTCAGGGAAGGTCAAGCACTGAACACAGGGCAAAAAATGCACATGTGTTAATTCACTTAATCCTCATAGCCACTGAGCAAGGAAGACGATCATGATCTTGACACGGGGGCTGAGGAAGCTTCCAGGCCCCAGGCCCCAAGCTAAGAAGTGGCCAAGCTAGAAGGCACTCACGCAGACAAGAGTCTGAACATCTGCTCTAAGCATCACCAGCCATGGGCTCTCTGAGGGTCTGTCGGCATCCTTGGGTGCATTTACCTTTTACATCGCTGTCCGTGATACGTTTCAGATCCTTCAGAAAACTCCAGGACGCCTGTTCCAGTGTGTCCTCATCTGTGTGTGGAGGGCAGGTACAGACCTGAGAGTTCAGCTTTTCTAGCTCACTGACTTGCCATCTCAGAGAAACTACAATACCCATGAGGCGACCAGGCAAAGAGAGACCTGTTGAAGACTGGGACTTGTAGTTTTATCACACAAACTTGCTAGAACCAATATTTGTGAGTTATGGGGAGGGACTCCATGATTCTGAATCCTAAGACtttttcattctctgtgtgtgtgtgtgtgtgtgtgtgtgtgtgtgtgtgtgtgtgtgttggcattgTTGTTGTCACTATTGTTGTAGAGACTCGGTATGTatctctggctctcctggaactctctagaccaggctgtctctgcctctcgagGGCTGGGAATGAGGGCATGGACTAGCACACTCAGCCACTTTTTTATTCTTAAACTCAGGAGTGCCTACGTGCAGCCCCTGTCACCCCTAGACGGGGACTTCTGGCCCCAGCCCTTCCTCTCCCAGGTCCCCAAGGTCTGAATCCTGGCTTGCCCTCCTTACCCACGGCCCCCACATAGCTATCCTGATCCAAAGGCAGGTCCTTGAAGTCCTTCACCGCCTCCTCTACCCTCTTCATGACGTTTTCGTGATGCTCGGGTGCCAGGTGGCTAGGCAGGTAACTCTGCTCCAATGTCCTTAGCGCAGCTACCACAAACGGGTCACATATGATGCAGGGCCTCGCTGGACACAGGCAGTCGGCCAGAGCCGCCAGCAAGAGTGTAAAACGTGgccccatggaggccagagcgCACAGCTGGCCAGCACCGCCAGAGGCTCCTCGCACCCCAAACCGAGGACAGTGGGAGGGCGCTAAACAGAAGCCAAAAACAGTCTTAGACGATTCCAAAGCTCAATCTGAGGGTCTTTGAGAAATTCCCAAGTCAAAAGGAGATATCATTAATCAAAGAATGGAAGCTGTGAATTCGGACCTCCTCCCAACCTAGGGGACTTCAAAATCTAGGGTCTTTGTTGTGTCTCTGCAAACTATTACGCCAGATCCCAAACTCAGGACCATTTCCAACCTTACCCCATTCAAACTTTCAACCCATGGCGCTCACTCTCCCACTACCCCAGGTTCATGACTGTTAACTCCGAATCTGAGAATAGATTGCCATTCAGACCTGTAAGCCCTGAAAACCGTGTGACACCACACACGACAGTCAACAATCAAACCAGAGAAACCATCAAAAGCCGGGGCAgtggcacttgggaggttgaggcaggaggaagaaGTCAAGACCACTTCGGCCTacttgagactctgtctccaaattaattaatttgtctAATAAGTAACCAACTTGGATATTAGCAAACTAAAAAGGTCTTcagaatgaaaattttaaaagccCAATTCTTTAAACCCGAAGGCCCTACAAACACTTCAGCATGCCTCCAAAGCCATCCTCCGGCCTCTGGGGTACCTGTCTGCTCTTCCTCAAGACTGAGACCCCCAACTTTCAGGACACGCTTTTCTCAAACCCCCAGTACCTTAGCACCCTTCAACAGCCGCTCTCCAACTTCGTGCCCTCAAGCGCTAATGCTGCGCCCAGCTCAGTCCAGGTTCtgaggatttttttaaaagactttctCACGACTAAAATTAAGGTTTTTCTTGAAAGACTGGGGGGAGGAATTTGGGTTTTTTCTATTGGCTCCGAGAGTCACCGGTCGCCCCCTCCTCACA
This is a stretch of genomic DNA from Meriones unguiculatus strain TT.TT164.6M chromosome 1, Bangor_MerUng_6.1, whole genome shotgun sequence. It encodes these proteins:
- the Izumo1 gene encoding izumo sperm-egg fusion protein 1, which translates into the protein MGPRFTLLLAALADCLCPARPCIICDPFVVAALRTLEQSYLPSHLAPEHHENVMKRVEEAVKDFKDLPLDQDSYVGAVDEDTLEQASWSFLKDLKRITDSDVKGELFVKELFWMLRLQKDIFATLATRFQKEVYCPNQCGTMLQTLIWCNKCEKQIHICRKSLDCGERRIEVHRMEDMLLDCGLSWHHASEGLTDYSFYRVWGNSSETLLSKGKEPYLTKTMVSAEDAGNYRCELGTVSSGPATIIHFRVIVLPPRIFEEKPPPNIITQEEDVPGQVNVEVPEPGTTITHQPKPERNLKHRLLILLILGFVVLVASIIASVLHFRKKAATASSKSSSSGGKYSPREKGQSDPVDSPHSHPEAQSAAEEDAEEKGGEEGSQ